One Pseudobutyrivibrio xylanivorans genomic window, TTGCATTAATCCCTCATCTTGATTAATGAATTATGAATATTCAATTTAAGCAATGCTTAGCCAACCATGTTTGTTAGTAAAATGCTTTACCACTTTTTCAAGATTTTCGATAAATACAGGCTTTAGAATAAAGCGAGAACTCATGTAATTTAACGATGCAAGCACAATGAATTCGTAACTTACTCTGAAATTGATGCTTGTCCATTCATGAAGATTGGCAAGAGCCAATCTCTTAATTTATTCAATTGATCTATTTCTGATCTAATAGCCAACATTTTTATGTCAAGAGGTTCGGTTATACTAATGAACTTTTCACGGAGCGAACTTGGTATTTCTGGCAAGACAAAACTATTCATATTCTCTTGATTAATCTTATACTGAATAGATCCTGTTTTGATTTTTACAACTGGTATGTCTTTTAAAATCATTTGTAGAAGTAGACAAGAATATCCGCTTGCAGGTTTTAACACATGCGCGTGATTATTAATCCAGCATTTGCCATGAATTCTTTGTAGGACAGGATGACCGTTTTTATCCATGACCGAACCATCTTCAGCAAGAAGGATATAATCACCATCAAAGATATATTTGTTCACATAATCCATTATTTCAGTTGCTCCATAATAAGGATAGGCCCCTTGCATAGATAACCTTTCATTTGCAGATAAGGGTATCCTTTCTGAATCAAGACATGTTGTAATCTCCCCAACTGTAGTTGTATTCCAAGTCGCAGGAATGCTTTTGCCTAAAGATTCACTGTATATAAGTTTACCCCCCGACGCTTTATAAGGTTTGCGTTCCTCATTAGGATAGTCATACTGAGTGAACCAATAGTCATATATGCTACAAACCTGCTTGTATAAATTGTCGTATATCCTATTATTTAATTCTATCTTCTGTGATACACATTCTACACACTCAACAATTTTCTTCTGCGCTTCTAGGCTTTCTGGATAAGATATTTGCAAATCTCTAACCTCTCCTAATGTAAGAAGAGGCACCGTACTCCCTTTATTATTGTTCATCAAACATTTTTTCATCCACGGGCTACAAAACCAATAATATGCATACTTTACATCAACTAGTGATTGATTTATTCTTGCACGTATTTGTTTATTAGATATAACATATTCCTTATATTTTGAATCTCTAGGAATTAATCCTACTTGCCCTATTGTTCCAGCAGCAGTGAAAATCAAATCATCACTGTATGCATAGCAATTAAGCTCATCAGCTTTTTCCTTAGTGACAAAAACAAATCCCTCATCATTAAATTTCTCATATGATAAATTTAAATTGTTACCCCTTATTACTGGGACGCCTTTATCAACAAAATATTTACTGGAAATATTTGAACCAAATGGTCCAGATATCAGTGAACCTTTCTCTTTTATACATATATTTTCAAGTTTAGACGTTATTATTTTGCTCATAATTAACCTTTTTTAACTGTTCTATTATTTCCTTTTGCAGTTTCGCCCCTTCATCAAATAATTCCTGTAACTCAACCATATAGTTATTCATTTTATCGGTAAACTCCTGAGGTGTTAGTTCTACATAATCTATCTTTACCTCAAAATACTGTCCAGCTGAAAATGACAATTTTTTCTTTTCTATATCTTCGTATTTTACAACCACACTGAAATCATCAACCGGCTCCTTCTTAATAAAGATATCAATTATTCTTCTTATTTCACTATCACTAAGAACTGTCTTTTGATATTTGCCATCAATCTTTTCTTTAGTACCAAGATTTGAAGCATCCATCAATACGACATCTCCATCTTTATTTGATTTATCTAAAAAGATAATTGATACATTCGTTCCAGTAGTTGCAAAAATATTAGAAGGCATTGATATAACACCTT contains:
- a CDS encoding restriction endonuclease subunit S, translated to MSKIITSKLENICIKEKGSLISGPFGSNISSKYFVDKGVPVIRGNNLNLSYEKFNDEGFVFVTKEKADELNCYAYSDDLIFTAAGTIGQVGLIPRDSKYKEYVISNKQIRARINQSLVDVKYAYYWFCSPWMKKCLMNNNKGSTVPLLTLGEVRDLQISYPESLEAQKKIVECVECVSQKIELNNRIYDNLYKQVCSIYDYWFTQYDYPNEERKPYKASGGKLIYSESLGKSIPATWNTTTVGEITTCLDSERIPLSANERLSMQGAYPYYGATEIMDYVNKYIFDGDYILLAEDGSVMDKNGHPVLQRIHGKCWINNHAHVLKPASGYSCLLLQMILKDIPVVKIKTGSIQYKINQENMNSFVLPEIPSSLREKFISITEPLDIKMLAIRSEIDQLNKLRDWLLPIFMNGQASISE